In Mercurialis annua linkage group LG6, ddMerAnnu1.2, whole genome shotgun sequence, the following are encoded in one genomic region:
- the LOC126687601 gene encoding uncharacterized mitochondrial protein AtMg00810-like, whose translation MMKNGFEMSMMGELNFFLGLQIKQCKDGIFITQSKYVKELTKKIKMTEAKVTEIPMSATFKFEKDEKGKFVDCKLYRGMIGSLLCLTAIRPDIHFSVCVCARFQADPKESHIIAVKRILRYLLSTQDLGLWYPRNISFDLVGYCDADFASSKTDKKNTSGACQFLGHALISWFSKKQTSVALSTAEAEYIAAGSCVAQIIWMKQELEDYNLRYTKIPIMCDKTSAINLTKNPIMHSRTKHTEIRHHFIRDHVQANDIELIFVPTEIQLVDLNEETFCRILVQSSISPSVSKRATCSTTKFETSKISPGEIGSKDKPDNYLHNLFSMAFSAISLFILTDLTLNLLLSR comes from the exons ATGATGAAAAATGGGTTTGAGATGAGCATGATGGGAGAGCTGAACTTTTTTCTGGGTCTTCAAATCAAGCAATGCAAAGATGGGATCTTCATTACTCAGTCAAAATATGTCAAAGAActtaccaaaaaaatcaaaatgactGAAGCTAAAGTTACCGAGATTCCAATGAGTGCTACCTTCAAATTTGAGAAAGATGAGAAAGGTAAATTTGTCGATTGCAAGCTTTATAGAGGTATGATTGGTTCATTACTATGCCTAACTGCTATTCGTCCTGATATTCATTTCAGTGTCTGTGTTTGTGCTAGATTTCAAGCTGATCCTAAAGAATCTCATATTATTGCTGTTAAAAGAATTCTTAGGTATCTTTTAAGTACTCAAGACCTAGGTCTTTGGTATCCAAGAAATATTTCATTTGATCTTGTGGGGTATTGTGATGCTGATTTTGCAAGCAGTAAAACTGATAAAAAGAACACTTCAGGAGCATGTCAATTCTTAGGTCATGCACTAATCTCTTGGTTCAGCAAAAAGCAAACCTCCGTGGCCTTATCCACAGCTGAAGCAGAGTATATAGCTGCTGGAAGCTGTGTTGCTCAAATAATCTGGATGAAACAGGAGCTAGAGGACTACAATCTAAGGTACACTAAGATACCTATTATGTGTGATAAGACAAGTGCCATTAATCTGACCAAGAACCCTATCATGCATTCTAGAACCAAGCATACAGAAATTCGACATCATTTCATCAGAGACCATGTTCAAGCTAATGATATTGAGCTAATTTTTGTTCCAACTGAAATACAACTTGTTGATTTAAATGAGGAAACTTTCTGCAGGATCC TTGTTCAGTCAAGTATATCCCCTTCTGTTTCTAAAAGAGCCACCTGTTCTACCACTAAGTTTGAAACCTCAAAGATCTCACCTGGTGAAATAGGTTCTAAAGACAAACCTGAT AATTATCTACATAATCTTTTCAGTATGGCTTTTTCTGCTATAAGTCTTTTTATTCTGACTGATCTTACTTTAAATCTTTTATTGTCAAGATAA